The following coding sequences are from one Neovison vison isolate M4711 chromosome X, ASM_NN_V1, whole genome shotgun sequence window:
- the LOC122896531 gene encoding testis-expressed protein 13C-1-like, protein MQLCKSWSDMEKKLRDVLTNSAVAEATKEACAWKTLAQAVRVAQRQKRELVEKVKKLQDQLEEQKLFTNVLVGTVNRLRDMQEREKKAAQLQLQESLTALRGVEEERNLLRNELLRVSSAQSQKQDRAVENKKGKEVWMFGAAAEAAAVPAGNNSRSTWKGKHYPSKKFLSKRLKQESGFSCSARQAMRGKGRDWDCQQCHSVNFSWRKKCFKCKNFQDAREGERSAHN, encoded by the exons ATGCAGCTGTGCAAGTCTTGGAGCGATATGGAGAAGAAGTTGCGAGACGTCCTGACCAACTCAGCAGTGGCAGAAGCCACCAAGGAGGCTTGTGCCTGGAAAACCCTGGCCCAGGCAGTGCGCGTGGCTCAGAGGCAGAAGCGGGAACTCGTGGAAAAGGTGAAGAAGCTCCAGGATCAGCTGGAGGAGCAGAAGCTGTTCACCAACGTCTTGGTCGGGACGGTGAACAGACTCAGGGATAtgcaagaaagggaaaagaaggcgGCCCAGCTGCAGCTTCAGGAAAGCCTCACAGCCCTTCGTGGAGTGGAGGAAGAGCGAAACCTGCTGAGGAACGAGCTGCTCAGGGTATCAAGCGCTCAGTCTCAGAAGCAGGACAGAGCTGTGGAAAataagaaggggaaggaggtgtGGATGTTTG gagcagcagcagaagcTGCAGCAGTTCCCGCTGGGAACAATTCCAGAAGCACCTGGAAGGGCAAGCATTACCCCTCCAAGAAGTTCTTGTCTAAAAGGCTTAAGCAAGAATCTGGTTTCTCTTGCTCTGCAAGACAGGCCATGAGGGGCAAAGGCCGGGATTGGGACTGTCAGCAGTGTCATTCAGTGAATTTCTCATGGCGCAAAAAgtgttttaaatgtaaaaacttcCAGGATGCCAGGGAAGGTGAACGCTCTGCCCACAATTAG